One Nerophis lumbriciformis linkage group LG21, RoL_Nlum_v2.1, whole genome shotgun sequence DNA segment encodes these proteins:
- the marcksl1b gene encoding MARCKS-related protein 1-B: MGSQSSKGEVAVEANAAAADAAAVKTNGQENGHVKTNGDVSTKPDGDAAATNGSAEAAKEPEAGAEGDAIEPAPAAADGEATKPEGEAAKPEGEAAAKETPKKKKKKFSLKKSFNFKLNLKKTKKNEAVKEEAAAAEEEKPAENGAAAAAVDEKKEEAKEEAQAEAPKAEEGAAKEDAPKEEAKEAAAPEASKPTEESSSTPAPSEKKE, translated from the exons ATGGGCTCGCAGTCGTCCAAGGGAGAGGTGGCCGTGGAGGCCAACGCCGCCGCCGCCGATGCCGCGGCTGTCAAAACCAACGGACAG gagAACGGCCACGTGAAGACCAATGGCGACGTCTCCACTAAGCCTGACGGGGATGCTGCCGCCACCAATGGCTCGGCCGAGGCGGCCAAGGAGCCCGAGGCCGGCGCTGAGGGTGACGCCATCGAGCCGGCGCCCGCCGCCGCCGACGGAGAGGCGACCAAACCCGAGGGCGAGGCGGCCAAACCCGAGGGCGAGGCGGCCGCCAAGGAGACccctaagaagaagaagaagaagttctccCTGAAGAAGTCCTTCAACTTCAAACTcaacctgaagaagaccaagaagaaCGAGGCGGTCAAAGAGGAGGCCGCCGCCGCCGAGGAGGAGAAGCCGGCTGAAAAtggcgccgccgccgccgccgtggACGAGAAGAAGGAGGAGGCGAAGGAGGAGGCTCAAGCCGAGGCCCCGAAAGCGGAGGAGGGGGCTGCCAAAGAGGACGCCCCCAAGGAAGAGGCCAAGGAGGCAGCTGCCCCCGAGGCCTCCAAACCCACAGAGGAGAGCAGCTCGACCCCCGCCCCCTCTGAAAAGAAGGAGTGA